A part of Candidatus Saccharibacteria bacterium genomic DNA contains:
- a CDS encoding VTT domain-containing protein — protein sequence MEVLLNFITGLGVLAVLFVIYAESGLLIGFLFPGDSLLFTAGFLVQQSIGSFGAISIHLFAFLLFLCALLGQQTGYLFGKKVGRKLFDRPNSRFFRKENLVRTEAFYEKYGPIAIVLACFVPIIRTFVPIVAGVSKMTYRQFLPYNIIGAFLWTYSFTYLGYYAGKVLHDMGINVEVAALIIIFLSISPMLWHTLHTREKRANLWAGTKRELGIVFGRERR from the coding sequence TTTGTTCGTAATCTATGCCGAATCAGGCCTGCTGATTGGCTTTTTGTTCCCGGGCGACAGCCTACTATTTACTGCTGGCTTTCTCGTCCAGCAAAGCATCGGTTCATTTGGTGCTATCAGCATCCACCTCTTCGCCTTTTTGTTATTTTTGTGCGCTCTTCTAGGCCAACAAACCGGCTATCTGTTTGGTAAAAAAGTGGGACGCAAGCTATTTGACCGCCCTAATAGCCGCTTTTTCCGCAAAGAAAACTTAGTACGCACTGAAGCATTCTACGAAAAGTATGGCCCCATCGCTATTGTACTTGCCTGTTTCGTGCCAATCATCCGCACCTTCGTGCCTATTGTTGCTGGCGTCAGCAAAATGACCTATCGTCAATTTTTGCCGTATAACATTATCGGAGCGTTCCTTTGGACCTATAGCTTTACTTACCTCGGCTACTACGCCGGCAAAGTGCTGCATGACATGGGAATCAATGTCGAAGTTGCCGCGCTTATCATTATTTTCCTTAGTATTTCTCCGATGCTTTGGCATACGCTGCACACCAGAGAAAAGCGCGCCAATTTATGGGCTGGCACAAAACGTGAACTAGGCATTGTTTTTGGCAGAGAAAGACGTTAA